In Gossypium hirsutum isolate 1008001.06 chromosome A10, Gossypium_hirsutum_v2.1, whole genome shotgun sequence, the DNA window taattctttttgttgttaaattaaTCACTCtaaaaaaattgatcaaattaatcaCTCCACCGTTAGATGGTAATGGAATGCTGACTGAACATTTCCATGTTACTCACtccaaatttttttgttaaattggtCATTTCGAAAAGAAATTCATCAAATTGGTCATTCCACCATTAAATGGTAACAAAATGCTAACAATATATTTTCACATTAGTCACTCTAAATAGGGGTTGTTCTTATTTTGATaactacaatttttttattattaatttggtcccttttaaaaaaaaattgatcaaattaatcaCTTTGTCGCTAAATGGTAATGGAATGCTAATTGTACATTTTCATGTTAGTCACTCTAAATAGTTGTTCTTCCTATTTTAGTCATCTCAAAATAATATGAGAAAATACATCGTTAGTGTTTCTATTACCATTTAACATAGAGTGACCATTTTAATCAGTTTTTTTTgaagtgattaaattaaaaaaaaccaaaataaaaactaaaaatgaaaactaacTGCTATTTAGACTAATGGGTaatttacctttttctttttacatCAAAACAAACGTACAAAATTAGAATTGGAGGATGGAAGGATTGGTTTGCATATAACCATGTACATTAATCACCATTATTAGGCAAATCGTtgtgtaaaaagtaaaaaaaaactttattatcAGAATTTAAACAGTAACATGTGtcctttatttttactttttttagttttttaaatatacGTTAAACTGGTCGATTGAATCTTAGCTCAATTAGTATGAGTAATATTGTCAATGTAAGAGGACGTGTGGATTTGAGTACtctaaaatatttatgggttgagaTGACTATGAATAATTCTAGTTATTATGTCTAAAAgaacaaatataattaaaacttataataaaattgttatatATCTATATAGAAATTAAACTGTACACAACATCTTACTAATGTTTTCGTGATATTTTACCTTCTACTGCCAACATATAAGCTAATAATCCAATGTATATGAaagtcaattttatttaattttagaatttgatagtTATATAAAGTGAAATTAAATTGACAGTTGAGTTGGACTCTTCTAAACagaaatttaagatttttatattgttttcacAGTCTGGAAAATTTGaatctatttttaaatataacaatttttttatcattggattcaatacacataaatatataaaactatgacatttaaaattagataaataacCCACTTTTGTTTTATCTAGGTGTAAAAACTCCATAAGCACAAGAAATGAGATAATATATTATAACAAAAGTGaatatatataaagtaattaCAAAGAAATAGTTACATACTTTGAAATTAATTAGACTGAACCAAAGCCTGTAATAACATCAAATTGAGAAGGACCATGAGACAATTTTGATGTAAACATCCCCATGAAACTCCCTTCCGACATAATTTCATCACAAAATGGATCAAACACCGATCCAATAATGCTAGAATTAAGCAAAGGCTGACCATTATTAACACGATCACCTGCAGCAACCCTTGTCATGTCGGAATTGGTTGGAGAATTATCGGGAGTGCTGCTGTCGTAGTCGGCCAACCGGTCGGCAACATCGGAGTCTTTGCCTGTGAGTTCTTGCACCAGAGCTCGAAACTGCGATGCACACGTCTCGACCTTCACGGGAGTTGAAATATAGACGACTTTAAAATCTTTCTTGGAGTTGCTTCTCTTTGAGCTTTTCTTTGATCTTTTCATTTGATGAACACGGAGTGCATCCATTGATGAAATCAAAAACAAGTAAATGGGAAATTATAAGTGTAGTAAAAGATGAGTTGATAAACatgtgaaataatttaattagctAGGGTTTATATAGGGGCGTCGAAAGTGGGATATTTTAGTAACCAAACGTGATTTCGTGGAAAGagataaagatatatatatatatggaaaatattttataaaaaggaaaaaggaaggtTACAAGAAAGAAAGGGGTGGAAAAACATTATAGAAAAATAAAGGAAGATTCTTTACAAAATAATATTAGATACCacaatttattaaatattgaaaaaatagagtaaaattaaataaaaatatttaaggtcCAACATGGACATAACAGTAAGTTGCTGAATCAGAAAAAGACACAAAACCTTAACTATATAATAAACTGTgatgaatcaaaatattaattttttataaaataaattatattattatgatgattttttttatattttatattttataaattaataagtaATTTTTTGGGAAGTAAAaactttattttgtttaataatcGTAATGgatatataaatgttttaaaaggagTATTACagtaatttaaacaaaaataattagggtAATGATTTAAGGAAGGTTAGAAAGGGACGTTGTTTTGATGGGTCTTTTTGGTACATTgaaactaaataagtaaataaataaaaagagaataaGTGGATAAGAAACACGTGCACAGACTCTTGTGACTAGGAATAGTTGGACTTTTCCCCTTCTGGTTGGAAATTAAGGGTGAAAATTATCTTTACGTGGCTAATATTTGTTGGCGGATGAGCTAAAAgctgcttatttatttatttatcacttTTTAATGTGGCTGCTTTCTAAAGTTTTCCTTTATGGGAAGGGGAATTCATCTGGTCGGGTTAATATTAGGTCGAATTTGAGTTTGATTCTTCgagattttttgttttttatttaaattagtatgaatataaatttaatatgattttaaataatgatataaGTTTTTGAGCTTACGTTAAAAGAATAAAAACTGAATTAGTTTGTAAATATTTGATCggattaataattaaaatatatatattataaaacttaacttaaaataaatttaaagaaataaatattaaaaaaatcttagAGGGTTAATCGTCAAAAAATTATTTGCATGGctcatttaatattatattttctagtgagataaaattatttgactattttgaattaaagtcaATTAAACACATGATTTTTTGTGACATCTATGAGTTACTACTAAACCCGTGAAAGTTAGTCTTTGGTcaataaaaatagaaacaaaaacaaaattcgTGAACTTCGAAGTAGTTTTAGATTGAGGCAAATtctcaaatattattatattaaatattttatctaattttaaaatatcattataagatatttttatattttttggatcccatatatattttttatttttaccatattgtttattttaaaaatatttttcatgtaCAAATAATCTTATGGCGAAAAATATTACTTCCATCAAACATGGTACGAAActtgtaattatatatttatggtaTAAAGCTAAGTTTAGCCCTTAATATTTAGTAATTTTGTCACtttatccctttttatttttagggGTCACTCTAACAttcaacctttaaaatttaatcaaattgttttcttttagaagaaaaaaatgactgaactattaaaattttaatggcattCATGTGACAATCTACATATATTTTATTGCTAACATGgacattttttctaaaaaattttataaacttttttgaaattttatgaattataagtGGATTGCACTGTGACCGAGCATATTAATACTATTTAAATTTCAATAGTTCAttcatattttatgtaaaaaagaaatcaatttaactaaaatttaaaaattaaagaataaaataataaataaaaacctaaatCATAAGTAAacattatattttgattttattttatttatcaaatttatctCTCAGTTCTTATTTTTGAATACTTTAAATAATTCaaagattatttaaaaaatcattttcaaacatttcactTTAGTAGTTAAGCTTAagggaaaaaaaaatagaatccaAAGTCGGTTCtatgattattattttatatattatcggTATCTAGAAAAAGAAAACATCTTTTACGTAAGTTCCACCCAAGTGTCCGTAACTCCATTCCATTGTTTaaaaatactaaatatttattaattgagTATTAATTCGATTGATATTAATATTGTTGTTAGTGTAGGAAGCTATGAGTTCGAATGCActgaaatatatttttcttatttaagggttgaggaGAGACTATTAATAGTTttaggcattgtatcaaaaagagtaaatatgataagaacttattttaaaattaaaaaaaaaacatttggcAATCATGAAAAAAAACAACACTGAAAATATTGATTaggatttttcttaaaaacactcaTTTGAACttgttatgataaaaaaaaatcgcTATGTTGGAATAGtattcttaagaaaaaaataagttaatattttaacaatattaagtCTTTACACTGACTAATGACTTTATCAAGGTAGATGAGtcattatgtcaaaaattaaaatatataaattaaatctcaAGTTTTCACATGGTCTAAAGGCCAAGATTGAAATTTGACAATCCTTtgtaatgtttaaaaaaaaggcCAACTCAATCTTAAAAGAAATGGGAAGCCAAGTGTTATTTTCTAAGACTTTTAGggcatttaaattatatataatcacgTAATGTTTCAATCGAAAAGTTagcaatattaattatttgggctaattaataacattataaaaatgtgggaccaaattatattagaaattaaagtataaatatttaatctcaaatttaggcataatagagggacaaaaactaaaatttaaccatttctcTAAAAGGCTAAAGGGTAAAGTAAATCAATTGAGTTCTTATAAAAAAAAGTGCACCCAATTGAGCCCTTAGTgtcccaaaaaaaaaatcaattaatcccTTTCCTTCATGGAAACCGTTAGTTAACCAATTTCACCATTAATCGTGTTGACGTGGCTAACAAAAACCATCAGAAGCTACCATGTGGCAGATAACGTGGCATGCCAAAccagcaaaaaataaaaaaaatatttttaaaatttaattaatatgcaTGTAGAATGAATATGAACAAATGATTGTCTAGATTCATTCTAGATTAGtgcaaaactaaaaaaatttaaaatttataaaaaaaacatttataattattaaaaaaattctaaaatattttaaaaaataaaatatacaaaaattcaaaataatttaaaattaaaaaatgaaaaaagataaTGTGCATTTACAATGTATTTAGACTAATGATTGTCCAAATTCATTTTGGATGacttcaaaattataaaaatagaaattataaaatatattaaaaatgtataaaaattcataaaaattcataaaaatttaaaatgtgaaaaaaactcaaaaaattatttatatttttaataatttttaaaatttttataattatagaatATTTTTTCCATATTTCGATGCATTGtcgaatctttttttttaatatttttctgaatttttttatattttataattatgatatttcaaatttttttaattttatctgaaGTACTTAACGTTAAAGTCTTAgttttttacacatatatatatttataattattgactatataaaattgaattaaaagtaattacatATACCCTAAGAAtagctaaataattttttttttgagtttttacacatttgaatttatatatatttataaattttattttataaaattaaaaaaaaaactaattttacaCTCAGCCAAAATGAATATGAAAAgaactattattatttaaacaatttttgctGACGTGACTTTTTATGGCTTTGGTTAGCCACATCAATGCTGTATCACTAAGTTCAATTGGCTACACTTTTTCATAAAAAggtcatttgaatttttttttctgataGCCTTTTTGGTCATTTCGCCtttctaaaatgaaaaaatataagaaatagaAAACATCCACGTCTGTCAACATTTCTTTATATAGGTATATAAATaatgttgaaaaataaattttatttatttttgaattaaatataatttttaaatatcaaaataatatatttttaataattttatcgatgtattatatatttgaaaaagtaacatttttttatgaaagcttcaaaagaaaaaaaaaacttagagaGAATTAAAAATGAAATGCTTCTCTTAGAAACCAAaggaaattatttataaattaaaattaaaattgagtttttacttaatgcattattattttgGATTACTATTTGTTGATTAGAGGTGAATCTAAAGAGCTGGCAtgccccttaaaatgaaaaatttttatttaggccttttaatttttttaaaattttaaatcaataaaggtaaaattgcactttggcctccctaaaattttaaaaaatcaatttaatcttttaaaaattataaagatataggctataaaaaattaaaatttcattccgacccccctaaaaaattgttctggcttCACCCCTGATGTTGATGTTATTTTTTTGATGAAATATTTGTTGATGTTATTAACATTACGTTAGTTTGTTATTTAAATGaattcttttcatattttttttatagttctcctaagttcacttttttttttaaggaaaaaagaTCTAACTAGCCTTTCAAACTACAAGCCCCTCATAACCTTTTGCACTCAATTGAACCTTCGAACAGACAaacttcataaaaaaaatcatttgattgTCAGTAATTGTTAACTCGCTgatgtgataaaaataaaaaataataattttttttgttggaatgaacttggacaaagtttatttcaaacttattttttaaataataataaaatttatttttaaaattataaatttataaaacattattaaaattcataaaaatattaaataaaaaattaattccaaaatgaataatatattatatttttaaatatatttttatataaaaaattttaatacgagtCAAGCTCAGGCCTAAATTTTTTATTGGCCCAGTGCAACCCATGGGTATCTCTAATTCACCCTCACTTTATTCAACGGATAAATTAACTAGATCGGTCATATGTTATATGGACATGAAATGTTATTAACAATGGACTACTGTAGAagtttttctttcaataaaaaaaatatacttaatattaataaaattaaaatttatttatatatttattttttaaaatattatttaaatagaattaaaacattaatacacatatcatattttaaaaatatatatatttatttttttaaaacattatataatttagaaaagtttgtctTTTGAATAAATCTGAACATATGGTCTCGAACGTCCATATGTCCAAATTCATTTTGAGCTTAaattttagatgattttttattaatttttaataatttttaaactttatttaatatttttttataaattccaataatgttttacaaatttataaaaaaaattaaaaaattaaaaatatatattatttttaaaaaaataagcttGAAATGAACTAGGACaaaatgtgtaacaccctaacctaGGGGTGTgaaaaattcgggtaaaaccgaaaaaatttggttaaccgaccgaattcggttaatcggtcggataaccgaattaattcggtcgggggtcggttaataattttttgagttttcgacTAActgttaattcggttcgaaaccggtcagttaaccgaattttttcggtttaaccaaaaaaattaataaataaaattataatatataaataacccACTATTCACTCAAATtcaatccaacataaacccaaatacccaatctaatatatattaacccaagtacccaacccaacccaattacccaacccaataataaaaattacaaataatttaataaataaaaataaaaatctaaaactaaaaataaaaataaaaaacatataattttatacaaataattcggttaattcagttaatttggttaattcggttaattcgataTATTCagttattttgattaattttatacttattttaaccaaaaattaaaaaacatataattttcggttaattcgattaaccgaAAAATTTTCAGTTCGGTTAacgattaaaaattttgaatggtcggttaattcggttaatgttatttcgggtcagttaaccagtcggttaaccgattgaacacccctgCCCTAACCCACATTCGTCGCCATAACGGGGTTACAAGATGTTACCGGGgtttacaaaataattacacataatttcactatttgcTCATATTACAGTCAATCTGtcttctcgagtcatagtcactaaattatttacatCTTGAGCTACAGGATTCCAAATTAAGTTCctctaatttttcctaaaactagactcaaatatattgttaccataaaattttcagaatttttggtttagccaataagtacaatttattcttcaaagtcacccctgtttcgctgttagacagttccgacccctcttcactaaaaattaattatttcctcATACAAAATTCAgataatatttttgtttatttattttgaaaatagactcattaagtattttaagaatataaatataagcccctatttatttttcttcaatttattatgattttccaaagtcagaataggggaacccaaaatcattctgaccttgtttcacaaaaattcaaatatctcataatatgaaattctttttattacaccatttcttctatgtaaaactagactcaataggctttaatttaatattttattcaacttctaagtcgatttccacaatttttagtgatttttcaaatttggactactgctgctatccaaaactgttttagtgaaaaatgttgataactaagtttataacacattcacttcctttcaattaaaccctatacatgccatataaaccttaagATGCATAATAAAATTTACCGAAGTAATCTAGATAGTGTGCCCTGATGTGTTGATCTGATCCACCGATTTCACGTCAATCTACAAATAACATTTAACACACAAgagtaagcttatgaaagcttagtaagctcataggtatagaaaaataaatcttaccaaacattgcacataatcatataacatttaatttcacTAAATCCTCCTATAGAtcacaaaatcattaataaactcatttgATTGATTTCAATGTCACTATTTACCAATTCTTGatcttttgggcccatttctcatttactttcatagtcaaattagggaacgattacggaattgagtacttcgttatcacaatgccatagtaaaactatggtcttgcacatagtcacatattacacaccgaagccatagcccagccatggtcttatacggatcacatatcacactgatgccatatcccagatatagtcttatacagtagcacatatcacaccgatgccatatcccagatatggtcttatacggaagcacataatcacatctctccgatgccatagcccagctatggttttatacggaaatcacatgatcacatcacaccgatgccatagcccagctatggtcttatacggaaatcacatatcacacgttgccatggtccaaccatggtcttttccgtcaattcgtcttagccactgaacgaaagtactcaaatccgttgttccacttaatttgtacttttattcaaatatcattttacaactatcacagtttaatgacattCATATGTAAcaatatactatatcattcatgaaattttcatatcaaaacattaaatttagccatatgaacttacctgggcaaATTTGCAAAAGTCATccaagtttaaggactaattgactattttcttttttttccacgattcacttcgggttcttgatctataattgtaaaatcattcatttattagcattaatttcaattttactcTACTTCACAGTTTATACCCTTTAATtcctaaaattacacttttgccccaaattttacaatttttccgatttagtccctgctcaattaacccatcaattgagctaatttttctcaattaacactttatttattcattctaaGCTACTACGAAACTCtgaaaatcataatttcagtaccaaaccttaattcacaactttttcacaatta includes these proteins:
- the LOC121207605 gene encoding sigma factor binding protein 1, chloroplastic, giving the protein MDALRVHQMKRSKKSSKRSNSKKDFKVVYISTPVKVETCASQFRALVQELTGKDSDVADRLADYDSSTPDNSPTNSDMTRVAAGDRVNNGQPLLNSSIIGSVFDPFCDEIMSEGSFMGMFTSKLSHGPSQFDVITGFGSV